A genomic stretch from Kribbella amoyensis includes:
- a CDS encoding methyltransferase, with protein sequence MTSPRILTVDDSLRAKHALRLIDHGQALLWQGDFHNARQLLTALGRRLPVSGATFTEYRAAQARRTAVLNALYVPLLDLTVPLRRAPDVRTACLHAYGETPPSAMVPLRELLGVIGAHQLYLRGIDVPAAGGRIHPWYGVFAPTRPEYLELVARCPLPSATTVVDLGTGSGVLAAILARRTTARIVATDLNPRAVGCARENAERLGFADRIDGRRVDLYPAGRAGLIVCNPPWLPAQPQSPLDQAVYDEDGRMLRGFLDGLTAHLEPGGEGWLILSDLAEHLGLRTRSELLRAFDRAGLKVAGRLDAAPTPRRRDSDPLSAARAREVISLWRLCP encoded by the coding sequence ATGACTTCGCCACGGATTCTCACCGTGGACGACTCGCTGCGGGCGAAACACGCGCTGCGGCTGATCGACCACGGACAAGCTCTGCTTTGGCAGGGCGACTTCCACAACGCCCGCCAGCTCCTCACCGCCCTCGGCCGACGACTGCCGGTCAGCGGTGCCACCTTCACCGAGTACCGCGCCGCACAGGCCCGGCGGACCGCGGTACTCAACGCGCTGTACGTCCCGCTGCTCGATCTGACCGTCCCGCTGAGGCGTGCCCCTGACGTGCGGACCGCGTGCCTGCACGCCTACGGTGAGACACCACCGTCGGCCATGGTGCCGTTGCGCGAGCTGCTCGGCGTGATCGGTGCGCATCAGCTTTACCTGCGCGGCATCGACGTACCGGCCGCGGGTGGCCGGATCCACCCTTGGTACGGCGTGTTCGCGCCCACCCGGCCGGAGTACCTCGAGCTGGTCGCGCGCTGTCCGTTGCCATCAGCAACCACAGTGGTCGACCTCGGGACCGGGTCCGGGGTGCTGGCCGCGATCCTGGCTCGACGGACGACGGCGCGGATCGTCGCGACCGACCTGAACCCGCGAGCGGTTGGGTGCGCGCGGGAGAACGCCGAGCGGCTCGGGTTCGCCGACCGCATCGACGGACGCCGGGTCGATCTGTATCCCGCCGGACGTGCTGGGTTGATCGTCTGCAACCCACCTTGGCTGCCGGCTCAGCCGCAGTCGCCGCTCGACCAGGCCGTGTACGACGAGGACGGGCGGATGCTGCGCGGGTTCCTCGACGGTCTCACCGCGCATCTCGAACCGGGCGGCGAGGGCTGGCTGATCCTGTCGGACCTCGCCGAGCACCTCGGTCTGCGGACCAGGTCCGAGTTGCTCCGCGCCTTCGACCGGGCGGGCCTGAAAGTCGCCGGCCGGCTCGATGCCGCCCCGACTCCCCGGAGACGCGACAGCGACCCGTTGTCGGCGGCCCGGGCGCGGGAGGTGATCTCGTTGTGGCGGCTGTGTCCATAA
- a CDS encoding alpha/beta fold hydrolase: MNNNTLVVPDAELYYETRGSGPLVVLVGAPMNADSFAPLADLLAADHTVLTTDPRGVRRSKLVDGGTSTPEQRADDLARLIRHVGAGPATVLGSSGGAVTALALAQHHPEVVRTVIAHEPPLDRLVEDGEDLLAKSERMMATYLAGDVVGAWQQFFALANIQVPDEVVEGMFGGERDPRDVADERFWFAHELRESVSWQPDLDRLRGNGVRIVVGIGADSTGQLCDRTSTALAAGLGITPTHFPGDHTGFVDQTEPFATALRKELPA; the protein is encoded by the coding sequence ATGAACAACAACACCCTGGTGGTACCGGACGCCGAGCTGTACTACGAGACGCGCGGCAGCGGGCCGTTGGTCGTCCTGGTGGGGGCGCCGATGAACGCGGACTCGTTCGCGCCTCTCGCCGACCTGCTCGCCGCCGATCACACCGTGCTGACCACGGATCCGCGGGGCGTGCGGCGCAGCAAGCTCGTCGACGGCGGCACCTCGACGCCGGAGCAGCGGGCGGACGACCTGGCCCGGCTGATCCGGCACGTCGGCGCGGGACCGGCGACGGTCCTCGGCTCGAGTGGTGGCGCGGTGACCGCACTGGCGTTGGCGCAGCACCATCCGGAGGTGGTGCGCACGGTGATCGCGCACGAGCCGCCGCTGGACCGGCTGGTCGAGGACGGCGAAGACCTGCTGGCGAAGTCGGAGCGGATGATGGCCACCTACCTGGCCGGGGACGTGGTCGGCGCGTGGCAGCAGTTCTTCGCGCTGGCGAACATCCAGGTCCCGGACGAGGTGGTGGAGGGGATGTTCGGCGGCGAACGGGACCCGCGGGACGTCGCCGACGAGCGGTTCTGGTTCGCCCACGAGTTGCGCGAGTCGGTCAGCTGGCAACCCGACCTGGACCGGCTGCGCGGCAACGGCGTACGGATCGTGGTCGGCATCGGCGCGGACTCGACCGGCCAGCTCTGCGACCGCACCTCGACCGCCCTCGCCGCCGGCCTCGGCATCACGCCGACCCACTTCCCCGGCGACCACACCGGCTTCGTGGACCAGACCGAACCCTTCGCCACCGCCCTCCGCAAGGAACTCCCGGCCTGA
- a CDS encoding LysR family transcriptional regulator, whose protein sequence is MPDDLEIRLLRYFVVVAEELHFSRAAQRLFIAQQALSRDIRRLEDRVGVRLLDRTTRSVELTAAGRLLVTRAQELLALHDLTVRELRGEAPSLTVDVVGPGLTPTLVLDVARQNAPELEFFARFHTGTEPAVPLLLAERLDVSFGRNPTRVPGIRERVVRYEPLAVLIPETHRLADLAAVPLEELRGTGVCFRAGNHATPAWDHAVLQLLASLGIDAGGAHPHVQGEDELARHVRDRDAPILTMGSQAAVPGAVVRPLVDPVAVYPWTMLWRADLKHPGLDALHAAIDSLGADGWQQLPPDAWLPEPESTRT, encoded by the coding sequence GTGCCTGACGACCTGGAGATCCGGCTGCTGCGGTACTTCGTCGTGGTCGCGGAGGAGTTGCACTTCAGCCGCGCCGCCCAACGGCTGTTCATCGCGCAGCAGGCGCTCAGCCGGGACATCCGCCGGCTGGAGGATCGCGTCGGCGTCCGGCTGCTCGACCGGACCACCCGCAGTGTCGAACTGACCGCGGCCGGGCGCCTGCTGGTGACCCGCGCCCAGGAGTTGCTCGCGCTGCACGACCTGACCGTTCGCGAGCTCCGCGGCGAGGCGCCGTCGCTCACCGTCGACGTGGTCGGGCCGGGCCTCACGCCGACGCTCGTGCTCGACGTGGCCCGGCAGAACGCACCCGAGCTGGAGTTCTTCGCGCGCTTCCACACCGGTACCGAGCCGGCCGTGCCGTTGCTCCTGGCCGAGCGGCTGGACGTGAGTTTCGGCCGGAATCCGACCCGGGTTCCGGGGATTCGCGAGCGCGTGGTGCGGTACGAGCCGTTGGCGGTCCTGATCCCGGAGACGCATCGGCTCGCCGATCTCGCCGCCGTACCGCTGGAGGAGTTGCGGGGGACCGGGGTCTGCTTCCGCGCCGGGAATCACGCGACCCCGGCCTGGGACCACGCGGTCCTTCAGTTGCTCGCGTCGCTCGGCATCGACGCGGGCGGCGCCCACCCTCATGTCCAGGGGGAGGACGAGCTCGCGCGGCACGTCCGCGACCGCGACGCCCCGATCCTGACGATGGGCTCCCAGGCCGCTGTACCGGGTGCCGTCGTCCGGCCGCTGGTGGATCCGGTCGCGGTGTACCCCTGGACGATGCTGTGGCGGGCCGACCTGAAGCACCCGGGTCTCGACGCTCTGCACGCCGCGATCGACAGCCTCGGCGCCGACGGCTGGCAGCAGCTCCCACCCGACGCCTGGCTCCCCGAACCCGAGAGCACGAGAACCTGA
- a CDS encoding MFS transporter yields MGARARTAGCYGLTGAINALWGATLPATDARLELGAGRLGALLMALAVGALVAMPIAGRVADRWTARRLLSWSLPASAAAPVLVAAAPSAAILMVAVVVLGMLSGALNVALSVQAVAVERSTDRPVMATMHGTWTLGAVLGGALVTTTLHLGLTVQPLQVLGATTLLTTALLLTRTTTPDPTHKSTNENRAEAPQPTAAQAGGAQLGGGRRGGVVVALGVMGAAAFLTEGAATDWAGVHATRVLGATPAVGSLVYTFFFVAMTVVRFVGDPVRARLGPGRTIRIAGGTATAGYALVLLAGVTPTQPVGTAIAGWVLAGAGMAMVWPVVVSALGSSGASARRLSTVTTISYGGGLVGPAVIGAVAGQAGLPTALLIPAVLGVLVAAAAPAVLNRFLASGEADQEPGKTYPRSIR; encoded by the coding sequence ATGGGAGCAAGAGCAAGGACCGCCGGGTGCTACGGGCTGACCGGCGCGATCAACGCACTGTGGGGCGCGACGCTGCCCGCCACCGATGCCCGGCTCGAACTCGGCGCCGGCCGGCTCGGCGCCTTGCTGATGGCGCTGGCGGTGGGCGCGCTGGTGGCGATGCCGATCGCGGGGCGGGTGGCCGATCGGTGGACCGCGCGTCGGTTGCTGAGCTGGTCGCTGCCGGCTTCGGCGGCGGCACCGGTCCTGGTCGCCGCGGCGCCGTCGGCCGCGATCCTGATGGTCGCGGTCGTCGTGCTCGGGATGTTGTCGGGGGCACTCAACGTCGCCCTCAGCGTGCAGGCCGTCGCCGTCGAACGCTCGACCGACCGCCCGGTGATGGCGACGATGCACGGCACCTGGACCCTCGGCGCGGTCCTCGGCGGCGCCCTCGTCACCACCACTCTCCACCTCGGCCTGACCGTCCAACCCCTCCAGGTCCTCGGCGCCACCACCCTCCTCACCACAGCCCTCCTCCTCACCCGCACCACAACCCCGGACCCAACCCACAAATCCACGAACGAGAACAGAGCAGAAGCCCCGCAGCCGACCGCAGCTCAGGCGGGTGGGGCTCAGCTCGGCGGGGGGCGGCGGGGTGGAGTCGTGGTTGCGCTGGGGGTGATGGGGGCGGCGGCCTTTCTGACGGAAGGGGCGGCGACGGACTGGGCCGGGGTGCATGCGACGCGGGTGCTCGGGGCGACGCCGGCGGTCGGATCGCTGGTCTACACGTTCTTCTTCGTGGCGATGACGGTCGTCCGGTTCGTCGGTGATCCCGTCCGCGCGCGGCTCGGGCCCGGGCGGACGATCCGGATCGCCGGCGGGACCGCGACCGCGGGGTACGCGCTGGTGCTGCTCGCCGGCGTCACGCCCACCCAGCCGGTCGGGACGGCGATCGCCGGCTGGGTGCTCGCCGGGGCCGGGATGGCGATGGTCTGGCCGGTCGTGGTCAGCGCGCTCGGGAGTTCCGGTGCGTCCGCCCGCCGGCTCTCCACCGTCACCACCATCAGCTACGGCGGCGGCCTCGTCGGTCCCGCTGTGATCGGCGCCGTCGCCGGCCAGGCCGGGCTGCCGACCGCCCTGCTGATCCCGGCCGTCCTCGGCGTCCTGGTCGCCGCCGCGGCCCCCGCAGTACTGAACCGCTTCCTCGCTTCCGGCGAGGCCGACCAAGAACCCGGCAAGACCTACCCAAGGAGCATCCGATGA
- a CDS encoding alpha/beta fold hydrolase, with protein MTLTVTTRTLAVPGARLYHEVRGDGPLVVLVGAPMDARSFEPLADLLATDHTVLTADPRGINRSPLDDPASGSTPEQRADDLARLITELDAGPATVFGSSGGAVSVLALAQHYPDLVRTVIAHEPPLENLLADRDDLHRRSDDLMATYLRGDVVGAWRKFFGAANIDAPDELLEAMFGGDRDPQVVADERFWFEYEMRASIRWQPDVSALRDGPVDLVVGIGTDSAGQLCDRTSRALAAGLGVEPALFPGDHTGFAEDPEPFAARLRAVLADS; from the coding sequence ATGACCCTGACCGTGACCACCCGTACCCTCGCCGTCCCCGGTGCCCGGCTGTACCACGAGGTCCGCGGCGACGGCCCGCTCGTCGTCCTCGTCGGCGCCCCGATGGACGCCCGGTCCTTCGAACCCCTGGCCGACCTGCTGGCCACCGACCACACCGTCCTGACCGCCGATCCGCGCGGGATCAACCGCAGTCCGCTCGACGACCCGGCGTCCGGTTCGACCCCGGAGCAGCGGGCCGACGACCTGGCCCGGCTGATCACCGAACTCGATGCGGGGCCGGCGACCGTGTTCGGTTCGAGTGGTGGCGCGGTCAGCGTGCTCGCGCTCGCCCAGCACTACCCGGACCTGGTCCGCACCGTGATCGCGCACGAGCCGCCGCTGGAGAACCTGCTCGCCGACCGCGACGACCTGCACCGGCGGTCCGACGACCTGATGGCGACCTACCTGCGCGGGGACGTGGTCGGCGCCTGGCGGAAGTTCTTCGGCGCCGCGAACATCGATGCCCCCGACGAGCTGCTCGAGGCGATGTTCGGCGGCGACCGGGATCCGCAGGTGGTCGCCGACGAGCGGTTCTGGTTCGAGTACGAGATGCGAGCCAGCATCCGTTGGCAGCCGGACGTCAGCGCCCTCCGGGACGGCCCGGTCGATCTGGTGGTCGGGATCGGCACCGACTCGGCCGGACAGCTCTGCGACCGTACGTCGCGCGCCCTCGCCGCGGGCCTGGGCGTCGAACCCGCGCTGTTCCCGGGCGATCACACCGGCTTCGCCGAGGACCCGGAGCCGTTCGCGGCCCGGCTGCGCGCGGTACTGGCTGACAGCTGA